The Alphaproteobacteria bacterium genome contains a region encoding:
- a CDS encoding TAXI family TRAP transporter solute-binding subunit → MSCGGRPVFRPLNLACLFLSLALLANQAAAQRSGAPLPNKPQLGTLGERVNANTIAIISGNPNATYMTIAYDMSAVLDDGDEFRILPVIGKGGGQNIKDVRFLKGVDLGITQSNLLGYYKRTNEVGTIDDKIVYIAKLFNEEMHLIVRADSGVNSLADLAGKKVNFSDVGSGTQLSTRDIFERLGIKAQEVNMGQADAFEALKRGEIAATILIAGKPAGAMAKLKASDGLRILPVAFEKPLQADYLPATLTTEDYPGLIAPGQKVETVAVGAVLIAFNWPKGSDRYRRIQKFVDAFFPRLAEFQKAPRHPKWKEANLAAVLPGWKRFEGAEEWLRKYDTVAQGEREQFNQFLAARREKAASLPSAERDRLFQEFLQWKARERR, encoded by the coding sequence ATGAGCTGTGGCGGAAGGCCGGTTTTCCGGCCGTTGAATCTAGCTTGCCTTTTTTTAAGCCTCGCACTCTTGGCAAATCAGGCCGCGGCACAGCGCTCCGGCGCGCCGCTTCCGAACAAGCCGCAGCTCGGCACGCTCGGCGAGCGCGTCAATGCCAACACCATCGCGATCATCTCCGGCAATCCGAACGCGACCTACATGACGATCGCGTACGACATGTCGGCGGTGCTCGACGACGGCGATGAATTCCGCATCCTGCCGGTGATCGGCAAAGGCGGCGGGCAGAACATCAAGGACGTGCGGTTCCTGAAAGGTGTCGACCTCGGCATCACCCAGTCGAACCTGCTCGGCTACTACAAGCGCACCAACGAGGTCGGCACGATCGACGACAAGATCGTCTACATCGCCAAGCTCTTCAATGAAGAGATGCACCTGATCGTGCGCGCGGACTCAGGGGTCAATTCGCTCGCCGACCTTGCCGGCAAAAAGGTGAATTTCTCCGACGTCGGCTCCGGCACGCAGTTGTCCACGCGCGACATTTTCGAGCGCCTCGGCATCAAGGCGCAAGAAGTCAACATGGGGCAGGCCGACGCCTTCGAGGCGCTCAAGCGCGGCGAGATCGCGGCCACGATCCTGATCGCCGGCAAGCCTGCCGGCGCCATGGCGAAGCTCAAAGCCTCCGACGGATTGCGCATCCTGCCGGTTGCCTTCGAGAAGCCGCTGCAGGCCGACTACCTGCCGGCGACGCTGACGACCGAGGATTATCCGGGGCTCATCGCGCCGGGACAGAAGGTCGAGACGGTGGCCGTCGGCGCGGTGCTGATCGCATTCAACTGGCCGAAAGGCAGTGATCGCTACCGGCGCATCCAGAAGTTCGTCGATGCGTTCTTCCCCCGGCTTGCCGAGTTCCAGAAGGCGCCGCGCCATCCGAAATGGAAAGAGGCCAACCTCGCGGCCGTGCTGCCGGGCTGGAAGCGGTTCGAAGGCGCGGAGGAATGGCTGCGCAAGTATGACACGGTCGCGCAGGGCGAGCGCGAGCAGTTCAACCAATTCCTCGCGGCCCGCCGCGAGAAGGCGGCCTCGCTTCCCTCCGCGGAGCGCGACCGGCTGTTCCAGGAGTTCCTGCAGTGGAAGGCGCGCGAGCGCCGCTGA
- the yidD gene encoding membrane protein insertion efficiency factor YidD: MNPLRAPRLAGRGLVKIYRYTLSPLVGFHCRHLPTCSEYADEALDRYGLWAGSWMTLARLLRCQPWGTSGIDRVPEAAPQSAQWYAPWRYGRWWR, translated from the coding sequence GTGAACCCGCTGCGTGCCCCTCGCCTCGCCGGCCGCGGGCTTGTGAAAATCTACCGCTACACGCTGTCCCCCCTCGTCGGCTTCCATTGCCGGCATCTCCCGACCTGCTCGGAGTACGCCGACGAGGCGCTCGATCGCTACGGGCTCTGGGCCGGTTCATGGATGACGCTCGCGCGGCTTCTGCGCTGCCAGCCGTGGGGTACGTCGGGGATCGATCGCGTGCCGGAGGCTGCGCCACAAAGCGCGCAGTGGTACGCGCCCTGGCGCTACGGCCGCTGGTGGCGATAG
- a CDS encoding iron-sulfur cluster assembly scaffold protein, which translates to MLNDVYNRRILELAGTIPRIGRLEGPDGSATAHSKLCGSTVTVDLKMDGDTVKDFAHEVKACALGQASSSIMARNVIGAKADELKGLRETVRKMLKENGAPPAEGKWADIAVLEPVRDYKARHASTLLTFDAVVDAINQIEAKRGAAPGKVDAGFPSGAATNEKTNGSGPKA; encoded by the coding sequence ATGCTGAACGACGTCTATAACCGCCGGATTCTCGAATTGGCGGGCACCATTCCGCGAATTGGCCGCCTGGAAGGGCCCGACGGCTCGGCGACGGCGCATTCCAAATTGTGCGGCTCGACCGTGACCGTCGACCTGAAAATGGACGGCGACACCGTGAAGGACTTCGCCCACGAGGTGAAGGCGTGTGCGTTGGGCCAAGCCTCGTCCTCGATCATGGCGCGCAATGTGATCGGTGCGAAGGCCGACGAACTCAAAGGCCTGCGCGAGACGGTTCGCAAGATGCTCAAGGAGAACGGCGCACCGCCCGCCGAGGGCAAATGGGCCGACATCGCGGTGCTCGAGCCGGTGCGCGACTACAAGGCGCGGCATGCCTCCACGCTGCTCACATTCGATGCCGTGGTCGACGCGATCAACCAGATCGAAGCCAAGCGAGGAGCGGCGCCAGGAAAAGTGGACGCCGGTTTTCCGTCCGGCGCCGCGACCAACGAAAAGACCAACGGTAGTGGACCGAAGGCGTGA
- the folE gene encoding GTP cyclohydrolase I FolE: MDAVVKNFPKTAPAAEKPVLSDHVRAAPAPAVPRPAREEAEAAVRTLLAYIGDDPGREGLVETPKRFVSAYEELFRGYYECPVQILDRTFSETGGYDQPVLVRDIPFYSHCEHHMMPFNGRAHIAYLPTGRVVGLSKIARLIDVYARRLQTQEHLTAQIATAIDEILMPRGVAVMLEAEHTCMSMRGVSKPGSMTITTQFTGQFDDPQEQARFIAMVRAPGR; this comes from the coding sequence ATGGACGCCGTCGTCAAGAATTTCCCGAAAACCGCGCCTGCGGCCGAGAAGCCTGTCCTGTCGGACCATGTCCGCGCTGCGCCGGCACCTGCGGTTCCGCGCCCGGCCCGCGAAGAGGCCGAGGCCGCGGTGCGCACGCTTCTCGCCTACATCGGCGACGATCCGGGCCGCGAGGGCCTGGTGGAGACGCCGAAGCGTTTCGTCTCTGCCTACGAGGAGCTGTTCCGCGGCTATTACGAATGCCCGGTCCAGATCCTTGATCGCACGTTCTCGGAAACCGGCGGCTACGACCAGCCGGTACTGGTGCGCGACATTCCGTTTTATTCGCACTGCGAACATCACATGATGCCGTTCAACGGCAGGGCGCACATCGCCTACCTGCCGACCGGACGCGTCGTCGGGCTCTCCAAGATCGCGCGGCTGATCGATGTCTATGCGCGGCGCCTGCAGACGCAGGAGCACCTGACCGCGCAGATCGCGACCGCGATCGACGAAATCCTCATGCCCCGCGGGGTCGCCGTGATGCTCGAAGCCGAGCATACCTGCATGTCGATGCGCGGCGTGTCGAAGCCGGGCTCGATGACGATCACGACCCAGTTCACCGGCCAGTTCGACGATCCGCAGGAGCAGGCGCGCTTCATCGCGATGGTGCGCGCCCCCGGACGCTGA
- the hisI gene encoding phosphoribosyl-AMP cyclohydrolase: MTSSFSERGTSEAVEEGRALVPKFDADGLVTCVATDPASGDVLMVAHMNAEALARTIETGEAWYYSRSRRALWRKGESSGHVQRVIEMRIDCDQDAVWIKVEQAGAGACHTGRRSCFYRAVPLGKAPDRSLTLQFVEAERAFDPAKVYGKAE, translated from the coding sequence ATCACATCTAGCTTTTCCGAGCGCGGCACGAGCGAGGCCGTCGAAGAAGGCCGCGCGCTAGTCCCCAAGTTCGACGCCGACGGGCTCGTCACCTGCGTTGCGACGGACCCAGCGAGCGGCGATGTGCTGATGGTCGCGCACATGAACGCCGAGGCGCTCGCGCGCACCATCGAGACCGGCGAGGCCTGGTACTACAGCCGCTCCCGCCGCGCCCTGTGGCGCAAGGGAGAGAGCTCCGGCCACGTGCAGCGTGTCATCGAGATGCGCATCGACTGCGACCAGGACGCGGTGTGGATCAAGGTCGAGCAGGCCGGCGCCGGCGCCTGCCACACCGGACGCCGCTCATGCTTCTACCGCGCGGTCCCGCTCGGCAAGGCGCCGGACCGGTCGCTCACGCTTCAGTTCGTCGAGGCGGAGCGGGCATTCGATCCCGCCAAGGTGTACGGCAAGGCGGAATAG
- a CDS encoding SH3 domain-containing protein: MLVVMRGPANIRTTPGKSGRVIGTAAKNATVKELSRSGSWVEVETESGTGWIAAALLGPQPPNNR; this comes from the coding sequence ATGCTGGTCGTCATGCGCGGGCCGGCGAACATCAGAACCACACCCGGCAAGAGCGGACGCGTCATCGGGACAGCGGCAAAGAACGCCACCGTCAAGGAGCTGAGCCGCTCCGGCAGCTGGGTCGAGGTCGAGACGGAAAGCGGTACCGGCTGGATTGCTGCAGCGCTGCTCGGTCCGCAGCCACCAAATAATCGATGA
- a CDS encoding septal ring lytic transglycosylase RlpA family protein: MSSAALAESGIASIYPHAYKGRRTASGQPLNPGAMTCAHRRHAFGTALRVTIGGKSITCRVTDRGPFVRGRVIDLTPVAAHALGFSGLARVNVEKL; the protein is encoded by the coding sequence ATGAGCAGCGCCGCCCTCGCCGAAAGCGGCATCGCTTCGATCTATCCTCACGCCTACAAGGGGCGCCGGACCGCCAGCGGTCAGCCGCTCAATCCCGGCGCCATGACCTGCGCGCATCGGCGACATGCATTCGGCACCGCCTTGCGGGTGACGATCGGCGGGAAGTCGATCACGTGCCGCGTCACGGATCGCGGGCCGTTTGTGCGCGGCCGCGTGATCGATCTCACGCCTGTCGCGGCACACGCGCTCGGTTTCTCGGGTCTTGCCCGCGTCAACGTCGAGAAACTGTAG
- a CDS encoding CoA ester lyase, with amino-acid sequence MVRSYLFVPADSERKLAKGAESGADALILDLEDSVAADRKAGARQTALAYLKQHASAANRPQLVVRVNALDTGLTDADLDAVVAGRPDAILLPKAEGGPAVTHLDAKLAAREALHGLPDGTINILALATETAASLFLCGTYRGASARLTGITWGAEDLSADLGAEANRDEAGRFTSPYWLARNLSLAAAAAARVEAIDTVYADFRNMDGLRAEALEARRDGFTSKMAIHPAQVAIINEVFTPAPDEIAKAQAIVKAFADNPSSGVVGIGGVMYDRPHLTRAQRLLARVKPGA; translated from the coding sequence ATGGTCCGTTCCTACCTCTTCGTCCCGGCCGACAGTGAGCGCAAGCTTGCCAAGGGCGCAGAGTCCGGCGCCGATGCGCTGATCCTCGATCTGGAGGATTCGGTCGCGGCCGACCGCAAGGCGGGCGCGCGCCAGACGGCGCTGGCCTATCTCAAGCAGCACGCGAGCGCAGCGAACCGGCCGCAGCTCGTGGTGCGCGTGAACGCGCTCGACACCGGCCTGACCGACGCCGACCTCGATGCGGTGGTCGCGGGCCGCCCCGATGCGATCCTGCTGCCCAAGGCCGAGGGCGGTCCGGCGGTGACGCATCTCGACGCCAAGCTCGCCGCGCGCGAGGCGCTGCACGGCCTCCCCGACGGCACGATCAATATCCTGGCGCTCGCGACCGAAACCGCCGCCTCGCTCTTTCTCTGTGGCACGTATCGGGGCGCAAGCGCGCGGCTGACCGGCATCACCTGGGGCGCGGAGGACCTTTCCGCCGATCTCGGCGCCGAGGCAAACCGGGATGAAGCAGGCCGCTTCACCTCGCCCTATTGGCTCGCGCGCAACCTCTCGCTTGCCGCCGCGGCGGCGGCGCGTGTCGAAGCGATCGACACCGTCTACGCCGACTTCCGCAACATGGACGGCCTGCGCGCCGAAGCGCTCGAGGCGCGGCGCGACGGCTTCACGTCCAAGATGGCGATCCACCCGGCGCAGGTCGCGATCATCAACGAGGTGTTCACACCCGCGCCCGACGAGATCGCGAAAGCACAGGCGATCGTGAAGGCCTTCGCGGATAATCCTTCGTCTGGCGTCGTCGGGATCGGCGGCGTGATGTACGACCGGCCGCATCTGACGCGTGCGCAGCGGCTGCTCGCGCGGGTCAAACCCGGCGCATAA
- a CDS encoding MaoC family dehydratase has protein sequence MAEMTATRSPRGGMYYEGFEVGRTYQHTLRRTVTQMDNMLFSNMTLNPQPLHIDREFCEKETDWGQPLMNSLFTLGLMVGIQVSDMTVGTTIANLGMTDVKFPHPLFEGDTIHCSSEVLSKRESKSRPGAGIVDLHIRAYNQNEKLVAECKRQAFMLMRPK, from the coding sequence ATGGCGGAGATGACAGCCACACGAAGCCCGCGCGGGGGCATGTATTACGAGGGCTTCGAGGTCGGTCGGACCTATCAGCACACGCTGCGCCGCACCGTGACGCAGATGGACAACATGTTGTTCTCCAACATGACGCTCAACCCGCAGCCCCTGCATATCGACCGGGAGTTTTGCGAGAAGGAGACGGACTGGGGCCAGCCGCTGATGAACTCGCTGTTCACGCTCGGTCTCATGGTCGGGATTCAAGTCTCCGACATGACTGTCGGAACGACCATCGCGAACCTCGGCATGACGGACGTGAAATTCCCCCACCCGTTGTTCGAGGGCGACACCATCCACTGCTCGAGCGAGGTGCTCTCGAAGCGTGAGTCGAAATCGCGTCCCGGCGCCGGCATCGTCGACCTGCACATCCGCGCCTATAACCAGAACGAGAAACTCGTCGCCGAGTGCAAGCGCCAGGCCTTCATGCTGATGCGGCCGAAGTAA
- a CDS encoding transglycosylase SLT domain-containing protein, with translation MGTDAAIDIATRISGATADVATRVTGAIRDAARATGAGFEYLLNTALRESNLNPNAKNKASSATGLFQFIDQTWLANMKQSGASLGYGKQADAITKTSSGRYVVKDPAMRNEIFGLRKDPTANAVMAGAFANSNAKVLTDRLGRKPTDGELYMAHFLGASGASRFIRAAEASPNAKAAALFPRAAHANSSVFYDNGGQARSLKQVYAGLVSRHNVIGNATQVADAKPGDAVQSASLSAPAPLPRARPIILPDVAATGTVNVASLGAATAASSATNVAQPVAAPVVTTTSPAAAPATFSERLAAFPEVSASAYASETPKAPMFQSLYQSDERGPVAPIVRELWGARHATSVETADAVAPAANAPASGSGTPVNAPLDLFRFLRPSARRPA, from the coding sequence ATGGGCACCGACGCAGCAATCGATATTGCGACCCGCATCAGCGGGGCGACGGCTGATGTCGCAACGCGCGTCACCGGCGCGATCCGCGATGCCGCGCGCGCGACCGGCGCGGGCTTCGAGTATCTGCTCAATACCGCGCTGCGCGAATCAAATCTCAATCCGAACGCCAAGAACAAGGCCTCATCGGCCACCGGGCTCTTTCAATTTATCGACCAGACCTGGCTCGCCAACATGAAGCAGTCGGGCGCTTCGCTCGGCTATGGCAAGCAGGCCGATGCGATCACCAAAACGTCGTCGGGGCGCTACGTCGTGAAGGATCCGGCGATGCGCAACGAGATCTTCGGGCTGCGCAAGGATCCGACCGCGAACGCCGTGATGGCGGGCGCGTTCGCCAATTCGAACGCCAAGGTGCTGACCGACCGGCTCGGCCGCAAGCCGACCGACGGCGAACTCTACATGGCGCATTTTCTCGGCGCGTCGGGCGCGTCGCGGTTCATCCGCGCGGCCGAAGCCAGCCCCAATGCCAAGGCGGCGGCGCTGTTCCCCCGCGCCGCGCATGCCAACAGCTCGGTTTTCTATGACAATGGCGGTCAGGCGCGCAGTCTGAAGCAGGTCTATGCGGGTCTCGTTTCGCGCCACAACGTGATCGGGAACGCCACGCAGGTCGCGGATGCAAAACCCGGGGATGCGGTGCAATCCGCCTCGCTGTCGGCGCCCGCACCGTTGCCACGCGCGCGACCGATCATCCTGCCCGATGTGGCGGCGACCGGAACGGTGAATGTCGCGTCGCTGGGCGCAGCGACGGCGGCGTCCAGTGCGACGAACGTTGCCCAACCGGTTGCGGCACCGGTCGTCACGACGACCTCGCCAGCGGCCGCGCCGGCGACATTCTCCGAGCGCCTTGCGGCGTTTCCCGAAGTGTCCGCGAGCGCCTATGCAAGCGAGACGCCGAAGGCGCCGATGTTCCAGTCGCTGTATCAGTCCGACGAGCGCGGACCGGTGGCGCCGATCGTGCGCGAGTTGTGGGGCGCGCGTCACGCGACCTCGGTCGAAACCGCGGATGCGGTTGCGCCGGCCGCCAATGCGCCCGCATCAGGCAGCGGCACGCCGGTTAACGCGCCGCTCGATCTGTTCCGCTTCCTGCGGCCCTCGGCGCGGCGTCCCGCCTAG
- a CDS encoding DUF2336 domain-containing protein encodes MIVRQFLQWVRTAEAAERAEATSALARAYLYSDLSDDDRAAAEGAMILLLDDPSPLVRYALADALAASDDAPAAVVHALINDQPDIATIVLERSPLLLDSDLVDAVAVGGATMQSAIARRELLPRAVSAAIAEVGAAEACLTLIENVRADVAEFSLARIVQRFGHLAAIRESLLSWGGLPAAIRHTLVVKLSETLTGFVVARNWMEEGRAQRIAQEACEKATVILAAETDREDASLIGHLRETGQLTAGLVLRSLLSGNVDFFEQSLAELSGLPASRVSALLHDRRAAGFKAVYERAGLPGSVYPAFRAAIEAMHDDGFAEPGGNTRLKRRMVERVLTSCATLPAGDVEPLMMLLRRYATEAAREEARLFCDELVEMDNLVPANDTGRMVVAA; translated from the coding sequence ATGATTGTTCGCCAGTTCCTGCAGTGGGTTCGTACCGCGGAAGCCGCCGAGCGCGCGGAAGCGACCAGCGCGCTCGCCCGCGCCTACCTCTACTCCGATCTCTCGGACGACGATCGCGCTGCCGCCGAAGGCGCGATGATCCTGCTGCTCGACGATCCCTCGCCGTTGGTGCGCTATGCGCTCGCCGATGCGCTAGCGGCGAGCGACGATGCGCCGGCCGCCGTGGTGCACGCGCTGATCAACGATCAGCCGGACATCGCCACGATCGTGCTGGAGCGCTCGCCGCTCTTGCTCGACTCCGATCTGGTGGATGCCGTCGCGGTCGGCGGCGCCACGATGCAGAGCGCGATCGCGCGCCGCGAGTTGTTGCCGAGGGCGGTGTCGGCCGCCATCGCGGAGGTCGGCGCGGCGGAAGCTTGCCTGACGCTGATCGAGAATGTGCGCGCCGACGTCGCCGAGTTCTCGCTCGCGCGCATCGTGCAGCGCTTCGGGCATCTCGCGGCAATCCGCGAGTCGCTGCTCTCCTGGGGCGGCCTTCCGGCCGCGATCCGGCACACGCTGGTCGTCAAGCTCTCCGAGACGCTCACGGGTTTCGTCGTCGCGCGGAACTGGATGGAAGAGGGCAGGGCGCAGCGCATCGCGCAGGAGGCCTGCGAGAAGGCGACCGTGATTCTGGCGGCCGAGACCGACCGCGAGGACGCCTCGCTCATCGGGCATTTGCGCGAGACCGGCCAGCTTACCGCGGGGCTGGTGCTGCGCTCGCTGCTCTCCGGCAATGTCGACTTCTTCGAGCAATCGCTCGCCGAACTTTCCGGCCTTCCGGCCTCCCGCGTCAGCGCGCTGCTGCACGACCGCCGCGCCGCGGGCTTCAAGGCGGTCTATGAGCGTGCCGGGCTGCCGGGCTCGGTCTATCCAGCGTTCCGCGCCGCGATCGAGGCGATGCACGATGACGGCTTCGCCGAGCCGGGCGGCAACACACGGCTCAAGCGCCGCATGGTCGAGCGCGTGCTGACCAGCTGCGCCACATTGCCGGCCGGTGACGTCGAGCCGCTGATGATGCTGCTGCGCCGCTACGCCACAGAGGCCGCACGCGAAGAGGCGCGGCTGTTCTGCGACGAACTCGTCGAGATGGACAATCTGGTCCCGGCGAACGACACCGGACGGATGGTGGTCGCGGCGTAG
- a CDS encoding Hpt domain-containing protein produces the protein MNTKKANLPAVSTFADHEVIVPPNKLKKAVQKIKPGEKIPFDPVERAEAALAELAADFSVWMNQECMRLDATRNAIKASGITPGNKDVLFRAAHDIKGQAATFGYPLVAPVADSLCRLIEHTPDVARLPLRLIDQHVDAVRAIMHKNTRGDVGKYAAELAEKLRHVTDEFLLHENRDSPDALESILAPSLVP, from the coding sequence ATGAACACCAAGAAGGCGAACCTCCCGGCGGTCTCGACGTTCGCCGACCATGAGGTGATCGTGCCGCCGAACAAGCTCAAGAAGGCGGTGCAGAAGATCAAGCCGGGCGAAAAGATCCCCTTCGATCCGGTGGAGCGCGCGGAAGCCGCGCTTGCGGAGCTCGCCGCGGATTTCTCGGTCTGGATGAATCAGGAATGCATGCGCCTCGATGCGACGCGCAATGCGATCAAGGCCTCAGGGATCACCCCGGGCAACAAGGACGTGCTGTTCCGCGCGGCGCACGACATCAAGGGCCAGGCGGCGACATTTGGCTATCCGCTGGTCGCGCCGGTCGCCGACAGCCTGTGCCGCCTGATCGAACACACGCCCGACGTCGCCCGCCTGCCGCTTCGGCTCATCGACCAGCATGTCGATGCCGTGCGCGCGATCATGCACAAGAATACCCGCGGCGACGTCGGCAAGTATGCGGCCGAGTTGGCCGAGAAGCTGCGCCACGTCACCGACGAGTTTCTGCTGCACGAAAACCGCGACAGCCCCGACGCGCTCGAATCGATCCTGGCGCCGTCGCTGGTGCCTTAG
- a CDS encoding response regulator has product MVRIDFNRLRFLVIDDNAHMRRILRTLLHGFGTREVYEAEDGAAGLEAFTHYSPDIVITDWAMPIFDGLELTQMIRQPGANNNPHVPIIMLTGHSEKKRVVAARDAGITEFLAKPISAKALYQRVLNVVANPRPFIRTRSYFGPDRRRNANPNYAGPERRKGGKADIIKQQPLLEKAGVAGQGR; this is encoded by the coding sequence ATGGTCCGCATTGACTTCAACCGGCTGCGTTTCCTCGTCATCGACGACAACGCGCATATGCGCCGCATCCTGCGCACCTTGCTGCATGGCTTCGGCACCCGCGAGGTCTACGAGGCGGAAGACGGCGCGGCCGGCCTCGAGGCCTTCACCCATTATTCGCCCGACATCGTGATCACCGACTGGGCGATGCCGATCTTCGACGGGCTCGAGCTGACGCAGATGATCCGCCAGCCGGGCGCGAACAACAATCCGCACGTGCCGATCATCATGCTCACCGGCCACTCCGAGAAGAAACGCGTGGTTGCGGCGCGCGACGCCGGCATCACCGAGTTTCTCGCCAAACCCATTTCCGCCAAGGCGCTCTATCAGCGCGTGCTCAACGTGGTGGCGAACCCGCGCCCCTTCATCCGCACCCGTAGCTATTTCGGCCCCGACCGGCGGCGCAACGCCAATCCGAACTACGCCGGGCCGGAGCGGCGCAAGGGCGGCAAGGCCGACATCATCAAACAACAGCCGCTGCTCGAAAAGGCCGGCGTCGCGGGACAGGGCCGATGA
- a CDS encoding NAD kinase: protein MTAKSRHPRIAFVASPIAEAQDARARLAKRYGDTAPADADVIVALGGDGLMLQTLHAFMKSGKPIYGMHRGTVGFLMNDFREDDLPERLAEAETTLIHPLLMCALDATGRRHEAHAINEVSLFRQKHQAARLRILIDGKERLAELVADGVLVATPAGSTAYNLSAQGPIIPIKAPLLALTPISPFRPRRWHGALLPDRAKVVIEVLEAEKRPVAAVADHDEVRAVRSVEVGMDHKISIPMLFDPAHSLDERILREQFGY, encoded by the coding sequence ATGACTGCAAAATCCCGCCACCCGCGGATCGCTTTCGTCGCAAGCCCGATCGCCGAAGCGCAGGACGCGCGCGCGCGGCTGGCGAAGCGCTATGGCGACACGGCGCCCGCGGACGCCGACGTGATCGTCGCGCTCGGCGGCGACGGCTTGATGTTGCAGACCCTGCACGCCTTCATGAAATCGGGCAAGCCGATCTACGGCATGCATCGCGGGACTGTCGGCTTCCTGATGAACGATTTTCGCGAGGACGACCTGCCGGAGCGTCTGGCCGAGGCCGAGACCACGTTGATCCATCCCCTGCTGATGTGCGCGCTCGACGCCACCGGGAGACGGCACGAGGCACACGCCATCAATGAAGTCTCGCTCTTCCGCCAGAAGCACCAAGCGGCGCGGCTACGCATCCTGATCGACGGCAAGGAGCGCCTCGCCGAACTGGTCGCCGATGGCGTCCTGGTCGCGACGCCCGCGGGCTCGACCGCCTATAACCTGTCCGCGCAGGGGCCGATCATTCCGATCAAGGCGCCGCTGCTGGCCCTCACCCCGATCAGCCCGTTCCGCCCGCGCCGCTGGCACGGCGCGTTGCTGCCGGACCGTGCGAAGGTCGTGATCGAGGTGCTCGAGGCGGAGAAGCGACCGGTCGCAGCCGTTGCCGATCATGACGAGGTGCGCGCCGTTCGCTCGGTCGAGGTCGGCATGGATCACAAGATTTCGATCCCGATGCTGTTCGACCCCGCCCACAGCCTCGACGAGCGCATTTTGCGCGAGCAGTTCGGGTATTAG
- the cutA gene encoding divalent-cation tolerance protein CutA, with protein sequence MSERAVFVYTTYPSLVEAERIGKAVLERRLAACVNILPGMISHYWWQGKIERGEEVVMIIKTRASLADGVRAAVKEMHPFDTPAILVLPIEGGEAGYLAWLMAETEAGS encoded by the coding sequence ATGAGCGAGCGCGCGGTGTTCGTCTATACGACCTATCCCTCCCTTGTCGAGGCGGAGCGGATCGGGAAGGCGGTGCTGGAGCGGCGGCTCGCGGCCTGCGTCAACATCCTGCCGGGCATGATCTCGCACTACTGGTGGCAGGGCAAAATCGAGCGCGGCGAGGAGGTCGTCATGATCATCAAGACCCGCGCCTCGCTCGCCGATGGCGTGCGCGCGGCCGTGAAGGAGATGCACCCCTTCGACACGCCGGCGATCCTGGTGTTGCCGATCGAGGGCGGGGAGGCGGGGTATCTGGCGTGGCTTATGGCTGAAACGGAGGCGGGGTCATAA
- a CDS encoding tetratricopeptide repeat protein — MTRLSRLSVLTTASLFALSLGVGAALAAGEPDPPGARNPGPSSTQKPASGQKESTGTKKKQKKSEQEFLDQYRAAYALKLAGNYEAAFAAFKALEADDHPDVATELGYAARKLGDYDLSKYWYEHALAIDPQHVKTWQYYGMWQVEQGNMLKAGDMLEKIRLICGTDCKEYQDLKGGMEGTVSY, encoded by the coding sequence ATGACTCGTCTCAGCCGCTTGTCCGTTCTGACCACTGCGTCGCTCTTCGCGCTGTCGCTTGGCGTCGGCGCCGCGCTGGCCGCGGGCGAGCCCGACCCGCCCGGGGCCCGCAACCCGGGACCGTCCTCGACCCAGAAGCCCGCTTCCGGGCAGAAGGAGTCGACCGGCACGAAGAAAAAGCAGAAGAAATCCGAGCAGGAATTCCTCGATCAGTATCGCGCAGCCTATGCGCTGAAACTGGCCGGCAACTACGAGGCCGCCTTCGCGGCCTTCAAGGCGCTCGAGGCTGACGACCATCCGGATGTCGCGACTGAGCTCGGCTACGCGGCACGCAAGCTCGGCGATTACGATCTCTCGAAATACTGGTACGAGCATGCGCTCGCGATCGATCCGCAGCATGTGAAGACCTGGCAGTATTACGGGATGTGGCAGGTCGAGCAGGGCAACATGCTCAAGGCCGGCGACATGCTCGAGAAGATCCGCCTGATCTGCGGCACCGACTGCAAGGAGTACCAGGATCTCAAGGGCGGCATGGAAGGCACGGTTTCGTATTGA